The Halobacterium sp. CBA1132 genome has a segment encoding these proteins:
- a CDS encoding DUF433 domain-containing protein: protein MTITRDEGVLGGEPRIEGTRVGVRHVAAGVLDGDRSPPHVADQLDVSLSEVYEALAYYYAHVEEMREFERENEAAFDRIHESSLKPKETIQ from the coding sequence ATGACCATTACCCGCGACGAGGGCGTCCTCGGGGGCGAACCCCGAATAGAGGGGACGAGAGTCGGCGTCCGACACGTCGCGGCAGGAGTTCTCGACGGCGACCGATCGCCACCACACGTCGCGGACCAACTCGACGTCTCTCTCTCCGAGGTCTACGAGGCACTCGCGTACTACTACGCGCACGTCGAGGAGATGCGTGAATTCGAGCGCGAAAACGAGGCCGCCTTCGATCGGATTCACGAGTCCTCGCTGAAGCCGAAGGAAACGATTCAGTGA
- a CDS encoding DUF5615 family PIN-like protein encodes MTGTRILLDEHVGRVFERVLSERGYDVEQAKDVFGELTEDAELLAWCGEHGVALMTNNARDFEELHRETDHAGLLLYYDQNRPDEDPEGLARVVDEVFNQYRTSGIENEIIDLDEWYDWLHE; translated from the coding sequence GTGACGGGAACGCGGATTCTCCTAGACGAGCACGTCGGACGAGTGTTCGAGCGCGTGCTCAGTGAACGGGGTTACGACGTCGAGCAAGCGAAGGACGTGTTCGGCGAACTCACCGAGGACGCGGAGTTACTGGCGTGGTGTGGCGAGCACGGCGTCGCGCTGATGACGAACAACGCACGAGACTTCGAGGAGCTTCACCGGGAGACCGACCACGCCGGGCTCCTGCTCTACTACGATCAGAACCGCCCCGACGAGGATCCGGAAGGCCTTGCACGAGTCGTGGACGAAGTGTTCAACCAGTACAGAACGTCAGGCATCGAGAACGAAATTATCGATCTCGACGAGTGGTACGACTGGCTCCACGAGTGA
- a CDS encoding helix-turn-helix transcriptional regulator: protein MPVSIDEFESGELPEGPSVPEQVITYLHMHRDAAFTRSEIATAIGEDPNTVGTALTRLKERDLVRHRGQYWAITEDEHRVAAAYDLHDVSERLDEADGGIDSGDWDAVAPDQLHPSEQDSSEGE, encoded by the coding sequence ATGCCCGTGAGCATCGACGAGTTCGAATCGGGGGAATTGCCGGAGGGGCCGAGCGTGCCCGAGCAGGTGATTACGTACCTACACATGCACCGGGACGCGGCGTTCACCCGGTCGGAGATAGCTACTGCCATCGGCGAGGACCCGAACACGGTTGGCACCGCTCTCACGCGATTGAAAGAGCGTGACCTCGTCCGCCATCGAGGGCAGTACTGGGCGATCACGGAAGACGAACACCGGGTCGCCGCCGCCTACGACCTCCACGACGTGAGCGAACGACTCGACGAAGCCGACGGCGGAATCGACTCGGGGGACTGGGACGCCGTCGCCCCCGACCAACTGCATCCGAGCGAGCAGGATTCAAGTGAGGGCGAGTAA
- a CDS encoding DUF3368 domain-containing protein encodes MRDDEFLRLVEVERSDLFVEIFHEPLREAGFWISDDLYAQVLSEADE; translated from the coding sequence TTGCGTGACGACGAATTTCTGCGCTTAGTCGAGGTGGAGCGTTCGGACCTGTTCGTCGAAATCTTCCACGAACCCCTCCGCGAAGCCGGGTTCTGGATCTCCGACGACCTGTACGCACAAGTGCTCTCCGAGGCCGACGAGTAG
- a CDS encoding UPF0175 family protein, whose amino-acid sequence MATIEIDDDVYEALQLPEGERSPAMKRELAVSLYARDVLSFGKARALAGLSKREFQTLLGDRDISRHYGERELAEDLEYAE is encoded by the coding sequence ATGGCGACGATCGAGATCGACGACGACGTCTACGAGGCGTTACAGCTCCCCGAAGGGGAGCGCTCGCCTGCGATGAAGCGGGAGTTGGCGGTCTCGTTGTACGCTCGTGACGTTCTCTCGTTCGGGAAGGCGCGTGCACTGGCGGGCCTCTCGAAGCGGGAATTTCAGACTCTCCTCGGCGACCGCGATATTTCCCGGCACTACGGTGAGCGGGAGTTAGCAGAAGACCTCGAGTATGCCGAATAG
- a CDS encoding D-2-hydroxyacid dehydrogenase, whose translation MTDITVLRTGAHGTPMSEYADALRERLPEYDVALARTPADERELVADARVVTGVDVDEELLSHADELELFAGAYAGYEHLPLDVFRERGVAVTNAAGVHAPSAGEQVLGYLLTFARRLHEGWRRQQNREFRHFRAHELKGSTVTVVGLGAIGQGVVQRLQGFDVDTIGVRYTPEKGGPTDEVVGFDDDALHDAFARTDYLVLACPLTDTTQHLVDEAAFDTLPPESVLVNVARGGVVDTDALISALRREHIRGAALDVTDPEPLPEDHALWNFENVVVTPHMAGQTPEYWNRLADILAANVPRLDTNEELQNRVA comes from the coding sequence ATGACAGACATCACAGTTCTGCGGACCGGCGCCCACGGCACGCCGATGTCGGAGTACGCGGACGCGCTCCGCGAGCGACTGCCCGAGTACGACGTGGCGCTCGCGCGGACGCCCGCCGACGAGCGCGAACTCGTGGCGGACGCGCGCGTCGTGACGGGCGTCGACGTCGACGAGGAACTGCTCTCGCACGCCGACGAACTGGAGCTGTTTGCGGGTGCGTACGCCGGCTACGAGCACCTGCCGCTGGACGTGTTCCGTGAGCGCGGCGTGGCGGTGACGAACGCCGCGGGCGTCCACGCGCCCAGTGCGGGCGAGCAAGTGCTGGGCTACCTGTTGACGTTCGCGCGCCGCCTCCACGAGGGGTGGCGGCGCCAGCAGAACCGCGAGTTCCGTCACTTCCGAGCGCACGAACTGAAGGGTTCGACGGTGACCGTCGTCGGCCTCGGCGCTATCGGGCAGGGCGTCGTCCAGCGTCTCCAAGGGTTCGACGTGGACACCATCGGCGTGCGATACACGCCCGAGAAGGGCGGGCCGACCGACGAAGTCGTCGGGTTCGACGACGACGCGCTCCACGACGCGTTCGCTCGCACGGACTACCTCGTGCTGGCGTGCCCGCTCACGGACACCACACAACATCTCGTCGACGAGGCCGCGTTCGACACGCTGCCGCCGGAGAGCGTGCTCGTGAACGTCGCTCGCGGCGGCGTCGTCGACACGGACGCACTGATCTCAGCACTGCGCAGGGAACACATTCGGGGCGCTGCGCTCGACGTCACCGACCCCGAGCCGCTGCCGGAGGACCACGCGCTGTGGAACTTCGAGAACGTCGTCGTGACGCCGCACATGGCTGGGCAGACGCCCGAATACTGGAACCGGCTCGCGGACATCCTCGCGGCGAACGTCCCGCGCCTCGACACTAACGAGGAACTGCAGAACCGCGTCGCTTAG
- the asd gene encoding aspartate-semialdehyde dehydrogenase, protein MTSVGVLGATGAVGQRFIQLLDGHPEFELSVLTASPESAGKRYREAAKWRLDTPIPEDVADVEVRDTDPDEIPDDTDLLFSALPSSVGERVEPALCEAGFVVSSNSSNARAADDVPLVIPEVNADHLDLIDVQRDERGWDGALVKNPNCSTITMVPTLAALRQFGLERVHVSTLQAVSGAGYSGVTSMEIIDNAVPHIGGEEAKMETESRKLLGEFADSEVSWHDASVSASCNRIPTLDGHLENVFVETADEPTPEEVAEAFRDAPTLDLPSAPDQLVHVFEEPDRPQPRLDRMLGDGMAVAAGGIQETDSGLQYNCLAHNTIRGAAGASLLNGELLASEGWV, encoded by the coding sequence ATGACATCTGTCGGCGTACTCGGTGCGACTGGTGCGGTCGGCCAGCGATTCATCCAACTGCTGGACGGCCACCCGGAGTTCGAACTCTCAGTACTTACCGCGAGCCCGGAGAGCGCGGGGAAGCGATACCGCGAGGCGGCGAAGTGGCGCCTCGACACGCCGATTCCCGAGGACGTGGCGGACGTCGAGGTCCGCGACACCGACCCGGACGAGATTCCCGACGACACCGACCTGCTGTTCTCCGCGCTGCCGTCCAGCGTCGGCGAGCGCGTCGAACCCGCGCTCTGCGAGGCCGGGTTCGTCGTCTCCTCGAATTCGAGCAACGCGCGCGCCGCCGACGACGTGCCGCTCGTGATTCCGGAAGTGAACGCCGACCACCTCGACCTCATCGACGTGCAGCGCGACGAGCGCGGGTGGGACGGCGCGCTCGTGAAGAATCCGAACTGCTCGACGATTACGATGGTCCCGACGCTCGCCGCGCTCCGCCAGTTCGGCCTCGAACGCGTCCACGTCTCGACGCTGCAGGCCGTCTCTGGCGCGGGCTATTCGGGCGTGACGTCGATGGAGATTATCGACAACGCCGTCCCGCACATCGGCGGCGAGGAAGCGAAGATGGAGACCGAGTCCCGCAAACTCCTCGGCGAGTTCGCCGACTCCGAGGTCTCGTGGCACGACGCCAGCGTCTCCGCTTCCTGCAACCGCATTCCGACGCTCGACGGCCACCTCGAGAACGTCTTCGTGGAGACGGCCGACGAGCCCACCCCCGAGGAAGTTGCGGAGGCGTTCCGGGACGCGCCGACGCTGGACCTCCCGAGCGCGCCCGACCAGCTCGTCCACGTCTTCGAGGAGCCCGACCGCCCGCAGCCGCGCCTCGACCGCATGCTCGGCGACGGAATGGCGGTCGCCGCGGGCGGCATCCAAGAGACGGACTCGGGCCTCCAGTACAACTGCCTCGCGCACAACACCATCCGCGGTGCGGCCGGCGCCAGCCTCCTCAACGGCGAACTGCTCGCCAGTGAGGGCTGGGTCTGA
- a CDS encoding 30S ribosomal protein S17e: MAIKPDYVKKTGNILMERYPDAFSREDFDHNKEAVTELTNVESKPVRNRIAGYITHKRE; encoded by the coding sequence ATGGCCATCAAGCCCGACTACGTCAAGAAGACGGGGAACATTCTCATGGAGCGATACCCCGACGCGTTCAGCCGCGAAGACTTCGATCACAACAAGGAAGCCGTCACGGAGCTCACGAACGTCGAGTCGAAGCCGGTCCGCAACCGCATCGCGGGCTACATCACGCACAAGCGCGAGTAG
- a CDS encoding deoxyhypusine synthase: MTDDDTRENVLPGSDGELDTEDVRGYDFRGDFDFFEMLDAYATTGFQATHLAEGVDIVQDMRDDDATVYLTFTSNIVSSGLREVVAHLVREGHVDVIITTSGSLTEDVIKTAKPFKMGEWDADEAALREEGINRLGNIFVPSDRYVWLEEYLYDFFEDFFAEEKVRTPTDFARELGETLDDEDSVLKNAADQDVPVFCPALTDAEIGNFLYYYRQGYDSEVGIEIVDDYDTLIEEGLLADTTGLIAVGDGVPKHHAIMTNLFRGGAEYAVYISTGMEGDGSLSGAPPEEAVSWGKIKDESETNYTQIEAEATLVFPLLVAGAFERDSE; the protein is encoded by the coding sequence ATGACCGACGACGACACCCGCGAGAACGTCCTCCCGGGCTCGGACGGCGAGCTGGACACCGAGGACGTCCGCGGCTACGACTTCCGCGGCGACTTCGACTTCTTCGAGATGCTGGACGCGTACGCGACGACGGGCTTCCAGGCCACACACCTCGCGGAGGGCGTCGACATCGTGCAGGACATGCGCGACGACGACGCCACCGTCTACCTCACGTTCACGTCGAACATCGTCTCCTCGGGGCTTCGCGAGGTCGTCGCGCACCTCGTCCGCGAGGGCCACGTCGACGTCATCATCACCACCTCCGGCTCCCTGACCGAGGACGTCATCAAGACCGCGAAGCCGTTCAAGATGGGCGAGTGGGACGCCGACGAGGCCGCGCTCCGCGAGGAAGGCATCAACCGCCTCGGCAACATCTTCGTCCCCTCGGACCGCTACGTCTGGCTGGAGGAGTATCTCTACGACTTCTTCGAGGACTTCTTCGCCGAGGAGAAAGTCCGCACCCCGACCGACTTCGCGCGGGAACTCGGCGAGACCTTAGACGACGAGGACTCCGTGCTGAAGAACGCCGCCGACCAGGACGTCCCCGTGTTCTGTCCGGCGCTCACGGACGCCGAAATCGGGAACTTCCTCTACTACTACCGGCAGGGCTACGACTCCGAGGTCGGCATCGAAATCGTCGACGACTACGACACGCTCATCGAGGAGGGCCTGCTCGCGGACACCACGGGCCTCATCGCGGTCGGCGACGGCGTCCCCAAGCACCACGCCATCATGACGAACCTCTTCCGCGGCGGCGCCGAGTACGCCGTCTACATCTCCACGGGCATGGAAGGCGACGGCTCGCTCTCCGGCGCGCCGCCCGAAGAAGCCGTCTCGTGGGGGAAAATCAAAGACGAGTCCGAGACCAACTACACCCAAATCGAGGCCGAAGCCACGCTCGTCTTCCCGCTGCTCGTCGCCGGCGCGTTCGAGCGCGATTCGGAGTAG